The window cttaaattataatccctaaaataaattgaaattcTAAATTTAATTAAGTTAATACTTTCTTtcagttttaaagaaaatattgaaaaaagaaaatagtgAAATAGTGAAAAATAAACGtataaaatcataataaaacataaaatatataaacaaaaatggTGCTAAGCTAAGAGCATTTCCAATTAAAATACTGTTTTTATAATAGAAGTTTCACTTCAAGCTTAATTTATTTTGGAGTGAAATATTAAGTAATAATGAATAAAGGGAAATTGGATTGCATATACATAGCAATACCAAAAATTAAGTTTATAACCATAATAATTCTTTGGCTATGATATTCTTTGTATAATATGTATAAAGACAAAAAATACCCTTCATCCCACTATTTCGTTCTCACTCTCACTTACATCGTTGATCTCGTTCttctgaaactatttttttcttttccaaaattATACTCCCTTCGTTctaaatagatgatgttttcatataCCAATGTACTTTTTagctttatcaaaaactgtgtagccaatgatattttatagtctgttttttgattggttaaataacttttatattatattttaataatatttttaagataaaaaataagtttCTTAATAGTTGTGCACAATCTTAAaacttcatgtattttgaaacagagggagtattgaTCTTTGTTCTCTTTCTTTTATCTCATGATCATTTACAAGTTTTATGAAATTCTTGGAAAGTGATACTTCGCATGCCGTACAATCATCTGATCTAACAACTGTGTCTTATCACTTTTCTTCATATCTTTGTTTGGATTTACAATTTTACTACTTTTCAATTGTTTCATCACCACCACCATCGCCACCCGTAATTTCCTTACCTCTTCCCAACATATCTTTTTCTCCTCTTCCATCTTTCGTGGTAGTTCTTCTCTTCCATCATTCATGGCAACACTTTTCAATCTTTCTGCAAGTTATAAGTTTCATGATTCTTAATATTCACCTTTCATActcaaatataatattttttggtttattatatttgaaaaatagaATAGAACTATCGTTTTACAATctcttttttcaaatttaagaaaaatgcTAGAAAACGTTTATATATAAGACTataactttctctctctttgtgtTTCATCCTTTTTTCTCTCCATTTTCTTTTTCATCTCTTTTTTCTTTCGCTTTTTCTTATTCTTCCTCTTCGTGATGTACTATTGGTGTAAATAGATTGTTCACTCATATCTATTTAATAGATATAGTATAGTTTAGTATCACATTTCCAAGCTATCACACTAACTTTGACCCCTCAATCAATTAGGTATTATGGGCATACACAGAAATAAAAAGCTTATGTGTTTATGTCGAGTATTCCATACTATatcataatcatatatattatagcaACGTAATAGATAAAATTCAaccttttaattattttcctcTTATGAATATAGAGCAAAATCACCCATGAATAAAAGTAATTttgttattctatttttttttgaaataatctcatttatattctattataaaataatgtctctaattaaaaaaaatatttggaagtAGAAAAATGGCGTGAAGTTCAATATATACTCTCTAATAATTCATAAATGtaaacatgttttaaaaaataacgaaCTCTTGTAGTatgtttattacaaaaaaatattaatactaaacgtgtaaaaataatatgatttgCTTTCCTAAAATGCTAATTACTCATTACACACCTGATGACCAAAATTAATTTCTTCAACCTTGGTTAAAAAGTGGAGAATCCCATTCGATTTGAAAACATTGGAAACCAAAAATGTGGGTACTTGTGGAGTAACAATAAATTAGTGGGATTTATCTGTAATTATCCAAAGTCCTAGCCaacgaataaaataaaaattacaattcttattattttaatttatttgacgtgtttatatttaaaaataataaaataaaataaaattgttctCCGGAAAAGAAGAGAAGCACtcttgtgagagagagagatagcgTCCATTTGAGCAAGAAAAAGgccaaaactaaaaccaaaaccCATCAttccttcttctcctctctctcatGGTACATTAGATtccaaatattataaatctacGATCAAGCATTATCATCTGCTTGGCTTACAATTCTGAAAATGGATCTTCATTAACATTCTCATTTCTTGAttctaaacaatcttttttTGGATAATTTATCATCTGAAATTCtgcatttttttagaaaaaatcaaGAGAGAATTAAAAGTTGGAAGCTTTTGATTTCATCcaccttctgtttttttttgggtgaatTGTTATCTTTCGGTTTTCGAATTTACTTTGAAAATTGTTGATCTAATAATGGCTGAGATTCACACTGATGTTGATTCCGTTCACGACGTTGTCACTGACGGAATTGAGAAGAGCCTCGTGACGGATTCTaaaccggaatcggaatcggacCTCAAACCTAAATCCGAAACAAAACCGGAACCGGAGGTTGATCAGATGAAGAAGCTTGTGCTGAATCCTGAAGCTAAAGAGTTTGTCCCTTcttacaagaagaagaacaatcaGTCTCTGTCTTCTGAGGATTTTGCCACAGCTAAGAAGAAGCTGTCTGGTGATGAGGACAACAAAAAGGATGCCAATTTCCGGAGGGTAACCAATTTCTTTATCCTGTAAATGAATTTGATTACTTAGTCAAAAGTGAAGTTAGTTAGAAAGTCTCTAGCTTTGAGTTTCATTTGATGTTTTCATTATAGAAACTTTTGATCTTGTTTTGCAACTCTTACAGAGAGGAAACAATTATAACCAAGGGAGGAAAGTGAGGCTAACTGGAAGAGCTTCCAAGGCTCAAAGAGAGGATAGTATCAGAAGAACAGTATATGTCTCTGACATTGATCAGAGTGTAAGTGTTACTTaataagtctctctctctcttcaggttttcacaaaaaaaaaagaaaaagaattctattttatattcttgTTTCCAATTAGGTGACTGAGGAAGTCTTAGCTGGCTTGTTCAGCAGCTATGGACAAGTAAGTTGAAATCTACAAGCTTTCTTGTTGTCGTCCTTTTCTTTTGTATGTGGTTAAGTAACAATGCGTTATTTCTCTAAAGGTTGTTGATTGTAGAATCTGTGGAGATCCACATTCAGTTCTTCGCTTTGCCTTTGTTGAGTTCTCTGATGACCGTAAGTTAAAAGCTCTCAGATTCTTAATCACAAACTTCAGGTTTTGATTTTACATTAGTtaggaagtttttttttgttttcaacagATGGTGCAAGGGCTGCTTTAAGTGTTGGTGGAACAATGATAGGTTATTACCCAGTGAGGGTCTTGCCTTCTAAAACTGCTATTCTTCCAGTCAATCCCACATTTCTCCCCAGGGTGATAAAACGAATTAGCTTTTTACAGTTCTAGTTTTCAAAACTGAAACACTTTTATGGCTAATTTGTGTTTGTATTCAGTCAGAAGATGAGAGGGAGATGTGTTCAAGAACCATCTACTGCACTAATGTTGATAAGAATGTAAACACTGGTTCCCAGTTAATGTCTATCTTTCATTTTGTGTACATGTTCTTGGTTTTAAGATTACTTGTTTAAAACTTGCAGGCCACTGAAGATGATGTCAAAATCTTCTTTGAGTCTGCCTGCGGTGAGGTTAGTCTAGAACCCGGAAACTACTACTACATGTTCTTTCTCTCTCCCAATGATAATAACACTTGTTCTGTTATACAGGTAACTCGCATAAGGCTTCTTGGTGACCAGTTGCATTCTACTCGCATAGCTTTTGTAGAATTTGCCATGGTAAGCTCCCTCAGATTCTGTtgtttctttagtttttttaCAAGAAAAGCAAACAAACTTCAAAGGCTTATGATTCTTAGTTATACTGAGTATGTATTTGTTTGCTTTGGGGATGAAATATAGGCAGAGAGTGCAGTTGGGGCGCTCAACTGCAGTGGAGTAGTCTTAGGATCTCAACCGATAAGGTAACATATATGTcttactaaatatatatatacagtatgtAATAAACCTTTAATTGATCTTCAAAATTTGACATTGTTCTTCTTCAGGGTAAGCCCTTCAAAGACACCAGTGAGACCAAGATTCAGTCGATCACCATCCACAAACTAGAGGAGAGAAACAGAACCCCGAGAGAGGCTTTGTTGGTGCAGGAGAGTGATGAAACATTtcggtttttttttccttgagtaatttttttttgcttttcagttatctttttaattattctctAGAGCAGAGATATATCTCCAGTTCTGTAGTATCTGGAAACAAAAAGCAAGGATGAACATTGCTTCGTAAACTTGGGAGTTCTTGTTCTGAGACTCATTTCAGTTTAAACCATTTTCTCAAATGGAATTTTATGGTTTCATTTATGTTGATCTTAAAATGGTTTCGTGATCTAGTTAGAGCTGATTCTGAGCCATGTTGTAAACGCTTAATTATTACTCTATATTGAAAGTTATGAGAATATTGACAACAAAAGGATTCAAATCGATGTATAGAGAAGTTCTATTTGTGCGTACTACATCGAAAATTGATTGTAACACTGATACATGAATGAatgataataaattatatattttgggaCTAGTAGTTTGAGTCggactaaaaatatttagatttcGTGCTAATTCAGACGAGCATTGAGCATAATAATAGCTCTGATCAGGGGTATGTTTGAAAAATCGAAAGTATAAATCTGTTTTCGTCGggtataaataataatttcagGGACTGGTTTGCAATGATCGGTCAAGTGAAACGGAACCGTTTAAGAAAATCTCAAATTTCCGAATTAGCACTGTAACTTAAAACCCTCGAGCGCCAGTGTCAGTCGTGTCACCAAAATgagaggaggaggaagctgAAGAAGAGGCTTTGAGTGTTTTCCTTGGAGATACTGCCGATGGAGAGAAGTTCGCTAAGAAGATGGGACCTGAGATTATGAATGAGTTAGCTGAAGGTTATGAGAGTATCTGCCAAAGGGCTTTGCCTTCTACTGCTCATGATGCCTTGGTTGATGCTTATGACACTAATCTCATCGTaaagtttctctcttttttttttttgttctctaaTACGATTATCTTGTAAACTTCATGCATAGAACGTAGTACTAGGAATAGTGAGTAAAGAATATGATtatgtctctctctcttgtaGATTGAGTGTGAGCCAGAATATTTGATGCCTCACTTTGGATCGAATCCTGACATT is drawn from Brassica rapa cultivar Chiifu-401-42 chromosome A05, CAAS_Brap_v3.01, whole genome shotgun sequence and contains these coding sequences:
- the LOC103868414 gene encoding polyadenylate-binding protein-interacting protein 8 isoform X2, whose product is MAEIHTDVDSVHDVVTDGIEKSLVTDSKPESESDLKPKSETKPEPEVDQMKKLVLNPEAKEFVPSYKKKNNQSLSSEDFATAKKKLSGDEDNKKDANFRRRGNNYNQGRKVRLTGRASKAQREDSIRRTVYVSDIDQSVTEEVLAGLFSSYGQVVDCRICGDPHSVLRFAFVEFSDDHGARAALSVGGTMIGYYPVRVLPSKTAILPVNPTFLPRSEDEREMCSRTIYCTNVDKNATEDDVKIFFESACGEVTRIRLLGDQLHSTRIAFVEFAMAESAVGALNCSGVVLGSQPIRVSPSKTPVRPRFSRSPSTN
- the LOC103868414 gene encoding polyadenylate-binding protein-interacting protein 8 isoform X1; translated protein: MAEIHTDVDSVHDVVTDGIEKSLVTDSKPESESDLKPKSETKPEPEVDQMKKLVLNPEAKEFVPSYKKKNNQSLSSEDFATAKKKLSGDEDNKKDANFRRRGNNYNQGRKVRLTGRASKAQREDSIRRTVYVSDIDQSVTEEVLAGLFSSYGQVVDCRICGDPHSVLRFAFVEFSDDHGARAALSVGGTMIGYYPVRVLPSKTAILPVNPTFLPRSEDEREMCSRTIYCTNVDKNATEDDVKIFFESACGEVSLEPGNYYYMFFLSPNDNNTCSVIQVTRIRLLGDQLHSTRIAFVEFAMAESAVGALNCSGVVLGSQPIRVSPSKTPVRPRFSRSPSTN